A genomic region of Pseudoxanthomonas suwonensis contains the following coding sequences:
- the alr gene encoding alanine racemase, with the protein MRPARALIDLDALRHNYRLARGLGGGRALAVVKADAYGHGAVRCAAALQDEADGFAVACIEEALALREAGIRKPVLLLEGFFDADELALIVQHDLWTVVHAPWQVEALERTPLPSPVQVWLKLDSGMHRVGIDAPAYRDAWQRLRALPHVGDIVKMSHFARADELDCPRTAEQLDTFAAATAGLPGESSLCNSPALLGWPQARADWARPGLMLYGVSPFPQAHDVTAQLRPVMTLESKVIAVRDLPAGEPVGYGARFVAERPTRVGVVALGYADGYPQFAVNGTPVAIDGHPGRLIGRVSMDMLTIDLTDHPQAGVGSRVELWGDQVPAAQAVAHSQTSAYRLLCGVKRVALQYRG; encoded by the coding sequence ATGCGTCCCGCCCGCGCCCTGATCGACCTCGACGCCCTGCGCCACAACTACCGACTGGCGCGCGGGCTCGGCGGCGGCCGCGCTCTGGCGGTGGTCAAGGCCGACGCCTACGGCCACGGTGCCGTGCGCTGCGCCGCCGCGCTGCAGGACGAGGCCGACGGCTTCGCCGTAGCCTGCATCGAAGAAGCGCTGGCGTTGCGCGAAGCCGGCATCCGCAAGCCGGTCCTGCTGCTGGAAGGCTTCTTCGACGCCGACGAACTGGCGCTCATCGTGCAGCACGACCTGTGGACCGTGGTCCACGCGCCCTGGCAGGTCGAAGCGCTGGAGCGCACGCCGCTGCCCAGCCCAGTGCAGGTCTGGCTGAAGCTGGACTCGGGCATGCACCGCGTCGGCATCGACGCGCCCGCCTATCGCGACGCCTGGCAGCGCCTGCGCGCGCTGCCGCACGTGGGCGACATCGTGAAGATGAGCCACTTCGCCCGCGCCGATGAGCTCGACTGCCCGCGCACCGCCGAACAGCTCGACACCTTCGCCGCCGCCACTGCCGGCCTGCCCGGCGAAAGCAGCCTGTGCAACTCGCCGGCGCTGCTTGGTTGGCCGCAGGCCCGTGCCGACTGGGCGCGCCCGGGCCTGATGCTGTACGGCGTCTCGCCATTCCCGCAGGCGCACGACGTCACCGCGCAGCTGCGGCCGGTGATGACCCTGGAGTCGAAGGTGATCGCGGTGCGCGACCTGCCCGCCGGCGAACCGGTCGGCTACGGCGCCCGCTTCGTCGCCGAGCGTCCCACCCGCGTCGGCGTCGTCGCCCTCGGCTATGCCGACGGCTACCCGCAATTCGCCGTCAACGGCACGCCCGTGGCCATCGACGGCCACCCCGGCCGCCTCATCGGCCGCGTGTCGATGGACATGCTCACCATCGACCTCACCGACCACCCGCAGGCCGGCGTCGGCAGCCGCGTGGAACTGTGGGGCGACCAGGTACCCGCCGCCCAGGCCGTGGCGCACAGCCAGACCAGCGCCTATCGCCTGCTGTGCGGGGTGAAGCGGGTGGCGCTGCAGTACCGCGGCTGA